A window from Shewanella livingstonensis encodes these proteins:
- a CDS encoding DUF2975 domain-containing protein, whose product MDKIANISKWIKGLLALLAISQLGSYIAVMTMGDYQDGIYFISIDWWGAFQSYLSIDFAPSWQSLGEHLYADGFHPGLILSSVELIPYLFIYFFLFQLFSLYQNGQVFTSANFHCLTRIATVFFVWILLSLFYPLLVAFFLRSTGMSDTVPGFLTIGSQEVEYALMGLIFYCIGWVMKHAAELQTEAELTI is encoded by the coding sequence ATGGATAAAATTGCGAACATTAGTAAATGGATAAAAGGGCTATTAGCGTTACTGGCTATATCACAGCTAGGCAGTTACATTGCGGTGATGACAATGGGTGATTATCAAGATGGTATCTACTTTATTAGTATTGATTGGTGGGGGGCTTTTCAAAGTTACTTAAGTATCGATTTTGCACCGTCATGGCAATCATTGGGTGAACACCTTTATGCCGACGGCTTTCATCCTGGGCTTATTCTTAGCAGCGTTGAATTAATACCCTACCTGTTTATTTACTTTTTCTTATTTCAACTATTTAGCTTATATCAAAATGGTCAGGTATTTACGTCGGCTAATTTTCATTGCTTAACACGGATTGCGACAGTCTTTTTTGTATGGATTCTATTAAGCCTATTTTACCCTTTGCTGGTGGCATTTTTTCTGCGTTCAACAGGAATGAGTGACACAGTCCCGGGCTTTTTAACCATAGGCAGCCAAGAGGTTGAATATGCGTTAATGGGACTTATTTTTTATTGTATTGGTTGGGTGATGAAACACGCAGCTGAACTACAAACGGAGGCGGAGTTAACTATTTAA